The Patagioenas fasciata isolate bPatFas1 chromosome 3, bPatFas1.hap1, whole genome shotgun sequence genome contains a region encoding:
- the CAD gene encoding multifunctional protein CAD isoform X2, whose amino-acid sequence MGCRLVLQDGSVLCGRPFGAVGAAVAGEVVFQTGMVGYPEALTDPSYKAQILVLTYPLIGNYGVPRDETDPFGLSRWFESNKIHVAALVVGECSETPSHWSASRSLHQWLKEQNIPGLEGVDTRALTKKIREKGTLLGKLVPDGTPENSISFEDPNKRHLVQEVSLKAPQVFNPSGLLRITAVDCGIKYNQVRCLCERGAAVTVVPWDHPLDTADFDGLFISNGPGDPQLCQETVSNLRRVLDTPQPKPVFGICLGHQLLSLAIGAYTYKMKYGNRGHNQPCVHEDTRRCFITAQNHGFAVEASSLPPDWAPLFTNANDSSNEGLVHQHKPFFSVQFHPEHRAGPTDLEGLFDVFMEAARELQSGDGGAKTVRQRLQDWLTYGEAPAGGQDAARPRKVLILGSGGLSIGQAGEFDYSGSQAIKALKEENIQTVLINPNIATVQTSKGLADKVYFLPITPEYVTQVIRNERPDGVLLTFGGQTALNCGVELTKAGVLERYRVRVLGTPVASIEMTEDRKVFVEKMEEIGEHVAPSEAAASLEQAQAAAERLGYPVLVRSAYALGGLGSGFANSREELVALVSQAFTHTSQVLVDKSLKGWKEIEYEVVRDAYNNCVTVCNMENLDPLGIHTGESIVVAPSQTLNDTEYFLLRRTAVKVVQHLGIVGECNIQFALNPESEQYYIIEVNARLSRSSALASKATGYPLAYVAAKLALGIPLPILRNSVTNSTTANFEPSLDYCVVKIPRWDLSKFLRVSTKIGSSMKSVGEVMAIGRNFEEAFQKALRMVDENCMGFDHTVKPASDVELETPTDKRIFVLAAALRADYSIERLYELTKIDRWFLHKMKNITDHAVLLESYCGEQSTMPPAVLKRAKQLGFSDKQVALAVLSTELAVRKMRQDLKILPVVKQIDTVAAEWPAQTNYLYLTYNGTEHDLAFQEPHVMVIGSGVYRIGSSVEFDWCAVGCIQELRKMGFKTIMVNYNPETVSTDYDMCDRLYFDEISFEVVMDIYELENPEGVILSMGGQLPNNIAMALHRQQCHILGTSPEAIDSAENRFKFSRLLDSIGISQPLWKELSDMESAKQFCGKVGYPCVVRPSYVLSGAAMNVAYSDSDLEKFLSNAVAVSKEQPVVISKFIQEAKEIDVDAVACDGMVVAIAISEHVENAGVHSGDATLVTPPQDITPKTLERIKAIVHAVGQELQVTGPFNLQLIAKDDQLKVIECNVRVSRSFPFVSKTLGVDLVALASQVIMGEDVEPVGLMTGTGIVGVKVPQFSFSRLAGADVVLGVEMTSTGEVACFGENRCEAYLKAMLSTGFKIPKKNILLTIGSYKNKSELLPTVRTLETLGYNLYASLGTADFYTEHGIKVMAVDWHFEETDGSEAGTRETQRSILDYLAENHFEMVINLSMRNSGGRRLSSFVTKGYRTRRLAVDYSVPLIIDIKCTKLFVEALGQIRAAPPLKMHVDCMTSQKLIRLPGLIDVHVHLREPGGTHKEDFASGTAAALAGGVTMVCAMPNTTPAVTDAASFALAQKLAEAGARCDFALFLGASPENASSLGALAGGAAGLKMYLNDTFSSLRMDDVSLWMEHFEQWPRHLPIVAHAERQTVAAVLMVAQLYQRPVHICHVARKEEILLIKAAKQKGIPVTCEVTPHHLFLCRDDLGRLGEGRAAVRPALGTRQDLEALWENMDTIDCFATDHAPHTLEEKQGQEPPPGYPGLETMLPLLLTAVSEGRLSVEDVIQRLYENPRKIFGLPTQEDTYVEVDLEHEWIVPSHTAFSKARWTPFEGMKVKGTVRRVVLRGEVAYIDGQVLVPPGYGQDVKKWPSGAVLAPHAAPAKDSTKIAEQPRHVVATETLRSRASSPRRAGPGADGRFHLPPRIHRASDPGLPAEDSREKAGRKAAEADPAVIQDGYFYPLGPLPRQASPQGVPHFQTSLSVHLLVGQHVLSVQQFSKEQLSHLCNVAHTMRMLVQKERNLDILKGKVMASMFYEASTRTSSSFAAAMNRLGGSVLSFSEATSSVQKGESLADSVQTMCCYADVLVLRHPQPGAVELAAKHCRKPVINAGDGVGEHPTQALLDIFTIREELGTVNGMTITMVGDLKHGRTVHSLARLLTQYRVNLRYVTPPSLRMPPEITEFVASKGIKQEEFGSIEEALPDTDVLYMTRIQKERFSCTEEYEACFGQFILTPHIMTRAKEKMVVMHPLPRVNEISVEVDSDPRAAYFRQAENGMYIRMALLATVLGRY is encoded by the exons ACTTCGATGGCTTGTTCATCAGCAACGGCCCCGGGGACCCGCAGCTCTGCCAGGAGACGGTGTCCAACCTGCGCCGGGTGCTGGACACCCCCCAGCCCAAGCCCGTCTTCGGGATCTGCCTGGGGCACCAGCTGCTCTCTCTGGCCATCGGTGCCTACACCTACAAGATGAA GTACGGGAACCGCGGGCACAACCAGCCGTGCGTGCACGAGGACACGCGGCGCTGCTTCATCACGGCGCAGAACCACGGCTTCGCGGTGGAGGCCAGCAGCCTGCCGCCCGACTGGGCCCCGCTCTTCACCAACGCCAACGACAGCTCCAACGAGGGCCTCGTCCACCAGCACAAACCCTTCTTCAG CGTCCAGTTCCACCCGGAGCACCGCGCCGGCCCCACGGACCTGGAGGGGCTTTTTGATGTCTTCATGGAGGCGGCGCGGGAGCTGCAAAGCGGAGATGGCGGCGCCAAGACCG TgcggcagcggctgcaggactGGCTGACCTATGGTGAGGCGCCGGCAGGGGGCCAGGACGCGGCCCGGCCCCGCAAGGTGCTGATCCTGGGCTCTGGCGGGCTCTCCATCGGGCAGGCGGGCGAGTTCGACTACTCGGGGTCGCAG GCCATTAAAGCGCTGAAGGAGGAGAACATCCAGACGGTGCTGATCAACCCCAACATCGCCACGGTGCAGACGTCCAAGGGGCTGGCGGACAAGGTTTActtcctccccatcacccccgaGTACGTCACTCAG GTGATCCGGAACGAGCGTCCCGACGGGGTGCTGCTGACCTTCGGGGGACAGACGGCCCTGAACTGCGGCGTGGAGCTCACCAAGGCGGGCGTGCTGGAGCGGTACCGCGTGCGCGTGCTGGGCACCCCCGTCGCCTCCATCGAGATGACAGAGGATCGCAAGGTCTTCGTGGAGAAGATGGAGGAGATCGGGGAGCACGTGGCACCCAGCGAGGCCGCTGCCTCCCTGGAGCAG GCGCAGGCAGCGGCGGAGCGGTTGGGGTACCCGGTGCTGGTGCGCTCTGCCTACGCCCTCGGGGGCCTAGGCTCCGGCTTTGCCAACAGCCGGGAGGAGCTGGTGGCACTGGTGAGCCAGGCCTTCACCCACACCTcccaggtcctggtggacaagtccctgaagggctggaaggagatcGAGTACGAGGTGGTGCGGGACGCCTACAACAACTGTGTCACG GTGTGCAACATGGAGAACCTGGACCCGCTGGGGATCCACACGGGCGAGTCCATCGTGGTGGCGCCCAGCCAGACCCTCAACGACACCGAGTACTTCCTGCTGCGCCGCACGGCCGTGAAGGTGGTGCAGCACCTGGGCATCGTGGGCGAGTGCAACATCCAGTTTGCCCTGAACCCCGAGTCAGAGCAG TACTACATCATCGAGGTGAACGCCCGGCTCTCCCGCAGCTCGGCCCTGGCCAGCAAGGCCACCGGCTACCCGCTGGCCTACGTGGCTGCCAAGCTGGCCCTGGGCATCCCCCTGCCCATCCTCAG GAACTCTGTCACCAACTCCACCACGGCCAACTTCGAGCCCAGCCTGGACTACTGCGTGGTGAAGATCCCGCGCTGGGACCTCAGCAAGTTCCTGCGCGTCAGCACCAAGATCGGCAGCTCCATGAAGAGCGTGG gggaGGTCATGGCCATCGGGAGGAACTTTGAGGAGGCGTTCCAGAAGGCGCTGAGGATGGTGGACGAGAACTGCATGGGCTTTGACCACACTGTGAAGCCGGCTTCGGATGTG GAGCTCGAGACACCGACGGACAAGCGGATCTTTGTGCTGGCAGCCGCACTGCGGGCCGACTACTCCATCGAGCGGCTCTATGAGCTGACCAAGATTGACCGCTGGTTCCTGCACAAGATGAAGAACATCACGGACCACGCGGTGCTGCTGGAGTCGTACTGCGGGGAGCAGAGCACCATGCCGCCTGCCGTGCTCAAGCGGGCCAAGCAGCTCGGCTTCTCGGACAAGCAGGTGGCCCTGGCCGTGCTCAG CACCGAGCTGGCCGTGCGGAAGATGCGGCAGGACCTGAAGATCCTGCCGGTGGTGAAGCAGATCGACACGGTGGCGGCGGAGTGGCCGGCCCAAACCAACTACCTGTACCTGACCTACAACGGCACTGAGCACGACCTGGCCTTCCAAGAGCCTCATGTCATGGTCATCGGCTCTGGCGTCTACCGCATCGGCAGCAGCGTGGAGTTCGACTGGTGCGCTGTTGGCTGCATCCAGGAGCTCCGCAAG ATGGGCTTCAAGACAATCATGGTGAACTACAACCCCGAGACGGTGAGCACTGACTACGACATGTGCGACCGCCTCTACTTCGATGAGATCTCCTTCGAG GTGGTGATGGACATCTACGAGCTGGAGAACCCTGAGGGTGTGATCCTGTCCATGGGTGGGCAGCTGCCCAACAACATCGCCATGGCCCTGCACCGGCAGCAGTGccacatcctgggcacctcccCGGAGGCCATCGACTCGGCCGAGAACCGCTTCAAGTTCTCCCGCCTGCTCGACTCCATCGGCATCAGCCAGCCCCTCTGGAAGGAGCTCTCTGACATGGAG TCGGCCAAGCAGTTCTGCGGCAAGGTGGGGTACCCCTGCGTCGTGCGCCCCTCCTATGTGCTGAGCGGCGCCGCCATGAACGTGGCCTACTCGGACAGCGACCTGGAGAAGTTCCTGAGCAACGCCGTGGCCGTGTCCAAGGAGCAGCCCGTTGTCATCTCCAAGTTCATCCAGGAGGCCAAG GAGATCGACGTGGACGCGGTGGCTTGTGACGGCATGGTGGTGGCCATTGCCATATCGGAGCACGTGGAGAATGCCGGGGTGCACTCCGGTGATGCCACACTAGTGACGCCCCCCCAGGACATCACCCCCAAGACGCTGGAGCGCATCAAGGCCATTGTCCAcgctgtggggcaggagctgcaggtCACCGGGCCCTTCAACCTGCAGCTCATTGCCAAG GACGACCAGCTGAAGGTGATTGAGTGCAACGTCCGCGTCTCCCGCTCCTTCCCCTTCGTCTCCAAGACCCTGGGGGTGGACCTGGTGGCTCTGGCCAGCCAGGTGATCATGGGCGAGGACGTGGAGCCTGTGGGGCTGATGACGGGCACGGGAATTGTCGGCGTCAAG GTGCCCCAGTTCTCCTTCTCGCGCCTGGCGGGCGCCGATGTGGTGCTGGGGGTGGAGATGACCAGCACCGGAGAGGTGGCCTGCTTCGGGGAGAACCGCTGCGAGGCCTACCTGAAGGCCATGCTCAGCACCGGCTTCAAGATCCCCAAGAAGAACATCCTGCTCACCATCGGCAGCTACAAG AACAAGAGCGAGCTGCTGCCCACGGTGCGGACCCTGGAGACCCTTGGCTACAACCTGTACGCCAGCCTGGGCACCGCCGACTTCTACACCGAGCACGGCATCAAG GTGATGGCCGTGGACTGGCACTTCGAGGAGACGGACGGCAGCGAGGCCGGCACCCGCGAGACCCAGCGCAGCATCCTGGACTACCTGGCCGAGAACCACTTTGAGATGGTCATCAACCTCTCGATGCGCAATTCGGGCGGCCGCCGGCTCTCCTCCTTCGTCACCAAGGGCTACCGCACCCGCCGCCTGGCCGTCGACTACTCCGTGCCGCTCATCATCGACATCAAGTGCACCAAGCTCTTTGTGGAG GCGCTGGGCCAGATCAGGGCAGCCCCCCCGCTGAAGATGCACGTGGACTGCATGACGTCCCAGAAACTCATCCGCCTGCCAG gccTGATTGATGTCCACGTCCACCTCCGCGAGCCGGGTGGCACCCACAAGGAGGACTTTGCGTCAGGCACGGCGGCTGCCCTGGCCgggggggtcaccatggtgtGTGCCATGCCCAACACCACCCCTGCCGTCACTGATGCTGCCTCCTTTGCCCTGGCGCAGAAG CTGGCCGAGGCCGGCGCCCGCTGTGACTTCGCCCTCTTCCTGGGGGCGTCCCCGGAGAACGCCAGCTCGCTGGGCGCCCTGGCCGGGGGAGCCGCCGGCCTCAAGATGTACCTGAACGACACCTTCTCCAGCCTGCGGATGGACGACGTGTCGCTGTGGATGGAG CACTTTGAGCAGTGGCCGCGGCACCTGCCCATAGTGGCACATGCGGAGCGACAGACGGTGGCCGCTGTCCTGATGGTGGCCCAGCTGTACCAGCGCCCCGTGCACATCTGCCACGTGGCCCGCAAGGAGGAG ATCCTCCTCATCAAGGCAGCGAAGCAGAAGGGGATCCCGGTGACGTGCGAGGTGACCCCACACCACCTCTTCCTGTGCCGGGACGACCTGGGGCGCCTCGGGGAGGGCCGGGCGGCCGTGCGGCCAGCACTGGGCACCCGCCAGGACCTGGAGGCTCTCTGGGAGAACATGGACACCATTGACTGCTTCGCCACGGACCACG CCCCCCACACGCTGGAGGAGAAGCAGGGGCAGGAGCCGCCCCCCGGTTACCCTGGCCTGGAGAcgatgctgccgctgctgctgacgGCGGTTTCTGAGGGGCGGCTCAGCGTGGAGGACGTCATCCAGCGCCTCTACGAGAACCCACGCAAGATCTTCGGGCTCCCTACCCAGGAGGACACCTACGTGGAG GTGGACCTGGAGCATGAGTGGATCGTCCCCAGTCACACGGCTTTCTCCAAGGCGCGCTGGACGCCCTTCGAGGGCATGAAGGTGAAGGGGACGGTGCGGAGGGTGGTCCTGCGTGGGGAGGTCGCCTACATCGATGGGCAG GTTCTGGTGCCCCCTGGCTATGGGCAGGATGTGAAGAAATGGCCCTCAGGAGCTGTGCTGGCACCACATGCAGCCCCCGCCAAGGACAGCACAAAG ATCGCCGAGCAGCCCCGGCACGTGGTGGCCACCGAGACGCTGCGCAGCCGAGCCTCCAGCCCTCGCCGCGCCGGCCCCGGGGCCGACGGGCGCTTCCACCTCCCGCCCCGCATCCACCGCGCCTCCGACCCCGGGCTGCCAG CCGAGGACTCCCGCGAAAAGGCCGGCAGGAAGGCGGCGGAGGCGG ATCCGGCTGTGATCCAGGACGGCTACTTCTACCCACTGGGTCCCCTCCCACGCCAGGCGTCCCCCCAGGGGGTCCCCCACTTCCAGACCTCCTTGTCGGTGCACCTCCTTGTTGGGCAGCACGTTCTCTCCGTCCAGCAGTTCTCCAAGGAGCAG CTGTCGCATCTGTGCAATGTGGCGCACACCATGCGCATGCTGGTGCAGAAGGAGCGCAACCTGGACATTCTCAAG GGCAAGGTGATGGCGTCCATGTTCTACGAGGCCAGCACGCGGACCAGCAGCTCCTTCGCCGCGGCCATGAACCGGCTGGGCGGCTCCGTGCTGTCCTTCTCCGAGGCCACCTCCTCGGTGCAGAAGGGCGAGTCGCTGGCGGACTCCGTGCAGACCATGTGCTGTTACGCCGACGTGCTGGTGCTgcggcacccccagcccggtgCCGTGGAG CTGGCCGCCAAGCACTGCCGCAAGCCGGTGATCAACGCCGGGGACGGTGTGGGGGAGCATCCCACGCAGGCGCTGCTGGACATCTTCACCATCCGCGAGGAGCTGGGCACTGTCAACGGCATGacg ATCACCATGGTGGGCGACCTGAAGCACGGGCGCACGGTGCACTCCTTGGCCCGCCTGCTCACCCAGTACCGCGTCAACCTGCGCTACGTCACCCCCCCCAGCCTCCGCATGCCCCCTGAGATCACCGAATTCGTGGCCTCCAAGGGCATCAAGCAG GAGGAGTTTGGGAGCATCGAGGAGGCGCTGCCTGACACCGACGTGCTCTACATGACGCGCATCCAGAAGGAGCGGTTCTCCTGCACCGAGGAGTATGAGGCC TGCTTCGGGCAGTTCATCCTCACGCCCCACATCATGACCCGGGCCAAGGAGAAGATGGTGGTGATGCACCCGCTGCCACGTGTCAACGAGATCAG CGTGGAGGTGGACTCGGACCCGCGCGCCGCGTACTTCCGGCAGGCGGAGAACGGGATGTACATCCGGATGGCGCTGCTGGCCACGGTGCTGGGCCGGTACTGA